A single window of Paenibacillus sp. FSL H8-0537 DNA harbors:
- a CDS encoding DUF1802 family protein codes for MSNSMTREPVALKEWAVTVNALRDGELIMVLRKGGIEEETRDFQLVSKGFYLMPAYEHQKEHLLKAPYQGRIESIMEGWSPDMDSIKLGAYAEAVHDIEINDQETLDRLREFHIWTDKFSEERLKWKRTKPLHLLLLRVYRLAEPAELEMFPAYTGCKSWVKLEKDLADAAMVPVLSDEEFASQVAQIQAALCRQ; via the coding sequence ATGAGTAACAGCATGACGCGGGAGCCGGTCGCTCTGAAGGAGTGGGCTGTAACCGTTAACGCATTGCGTGATGGCGAGCTTATTATGGTTTTGCGCAAAGGCGGAATTGAAGAGGAAACACGTGATTTTCAATTGGTTAGCAAAGGCTTCTACTTAATGCCTGCTTATGAGCATCAGAAGGAGCATCTGCTTAAGGCGCCATATCAAGGCAGGATCGAAAGTATAATGGAAGGCTGGTCGCCTGATATGGATAGCATTAAGCTTGGCGCCTATGCGGAAGCCGTTCATGATATCGAGATCAACGATCAGGAAACGCTTGACCGGTTGCGGGAATTTCATATTTGGACGGATAAATTTTCAGAAGAAAGGCTAAAATGGAAGCGGACGAAGCCGTTGCATTTGCTGCTGCTTCGCGTATACCGGCTTGCCGAGCCTGCTGAATTAGAAATGTTCCCTGCCTATACGGGCTGCAAATCTTGGGTAAAGCTTGAAAAGGATCTAGCCGATGCTGCAATGGTTCCGGTATTATCCGATGAGGAATTTGCGTCGCAAGTTGCTCAAATTCAAGCTGCACTGTGCCGGCAATAG
- the sufC gene encoding Fe-S cluster assembly ATPase SufC — MATHFVIDGLKAAIEGKEILKGINLEIKGGEIHAIMGPNGTGKSTLASALMGHPKYEVTEGSAFLDGEDLLEMGVDERARAGLFLAMQYPSEIPGVTNSDFLRSAINARREEGSEISLIKFIRQMEGKMKALEMNPEFAHRYLNEGFSGGEKKRNEILQMTLLDPKIVVLDEIDSGLDIDALKIVSKGVNEMRSEDRGFLIITHYQRLLNYITPDFVHVMMQGRIVKSGGPELAERLENEGYDWVKEELGIVDETVGQA, encoded by the coding sequence ATGGCAACGCATTTTGTCATTGATGGCCTGAAAGCGGCTATCGAAGGAAAAGAGATTTTGAAAGGCATTAACCTTGAAATCAAAGGCGGAGAAATCCACGCGATTATGGGACCAAACGGTACTGGTAAAAGTACGCTGGCTTCCGCTTTGATGGGCCACCCGAAATATGAAGTAACTGAAGGCAGCGCATTTTTGGATGGAGAAGACCTGCTTGAAATGGGCGTAGATGAGAGAGCACGCGCAGGGCTGTTCCTTGCTATGCAATATCCAAGCGAAATTCCTGGCGTAACGAATTCCGATTTCTTGCGCAGTGCGATTAACGCTCGTCGTGAGGAAGGCAGCGAGATTTCCCTCATTAAATTCATTCGCCAAATGGAAGGCAAAATGAAAGCTTTGGAAATGAACCCTGAGTTTGCACATCGTTACCTGAACGAAGGCTTCTCGGGCGGTGAGAAAAAACGTAATGAGATTTTGCAAATGACGCTGCTTGATCCGAAAATCGTCGTTCTTGACGAGATTGACTCGGGTCTTGACATCGATGCCTTGAAAATCGTATCCAAAGGCGTTAACGAAATGCGCTCCGAAGATCGCGGTTTTCTAATTATTACTCACTATCAGCGTTTGCTGAACTATATTACACCTGATTTTGTACACGTTATGATGCAAGGCCGCATTGTGAAGTCCGGTGGTCCTGAGCTTGCTGAGCGTTTGGAAAATGAAGGTTATGACTGGGTTAAAGAAGAACTGGGCATCGTGGACGAAACGGTTGGCCAGGCCTAA
- the mtnK gene encoding S-methyl-5-thioribose kinase → MSAYHPLTEQEAIEFSRSIPDFFPAGAELASREIGDGNLNLVFHITDPASGKGLIVKQALPYAKVVGESWPLTLDRARIESEALILQNELAPGLVPTVYQYDAELALTVMEDLSDHVIMRQGLVDGNQYPKFAEDISTFMANTLFYTSDLGMNQQDKKERVKAFINPDLCKITEDLIFDDPYTDSPNNNFEAAIADAAEALRTDDALHLEVAILRNKFLTNAQALLHGDLHTGSVFVTAQSTKVIDPEFAYYGPIGFDVGAVIANLLLNYAGQAHWIKDEAKLADFRSYLLGSVREIWNKFENKFGALWDEHNVDRLVSSAPGYKQYYMNKLLQDSIGFAGCKMVRRIVGLAHVADIDRIEDAAEREKAQRLALGIGTSLIHLNRQAISIEQAIDIVLSATAKHA, encoded by the coding sequence CTGTCTGCTTATCATCCTTTAACCGAGCAAGAAGCTATTGAATTTTCCCGCTCCATACCTGACTTTTTCCCTGCAGGGGCTGAGCTTGCGTCCCGTGAGATCGGCGATGGCAATTTGAATTTGGTATTCCACATTACCGATCCAGCAAGCGGTAAAGGGCTGATTGTCAAACAAGCGCTCCCTTACGCTAAGGTTGTCGGAGAATCATGGCCGCTTACGCTTGACCGAGCGCGCATTGAGAGCGAAGCGCTGATTTTGCAAAATGAGCTGGCTCCGGGACTTGTGCCAACCGTTTATCAATATGACGCAGAGCTTGCCCTTACGGTAATGGAGGATCTCAGCGACCACGTGATTATGCGTCAGGGCCTCGTAGACGGCAACCAATATCCGAAATTCGCCGAGGACATTTCCACCTTTATGGCGAATACACTCTTTTACACTTCCGATTTGGGCATGAACCAGCAGGATAAGAAAGAACGCGTCAAAGCATTTATTAACCCTGATTTGTGCAAAATAACCGAAGATTTAATTTTTGATGATCCTTATACCGATTCGCCAAACAATAACTTTGAAGCAGCGATCGCTGATGCCGCTGAAGCACTTCGCACGGATGATGCCCTTCATCTTGAAGTCGCTATTTTGCGCAACAAGTTTTTGACGAATGCCCAGGCCCTGCTCCACGGCGATCTACATACCGGCAGCGTATTTGTTACAGCACAGTCCACGAAAGTGATCGATCCTGAATTTGCTTATTACGGTCCTATTGGCTTTGACGTAGGTGCGGTCATTGCCAACCTGCTGCTCAATTATGCGGGACAAGCCCACTGGATCAAAGACGAGGCAAAGCTTGCCGATTTCCGCAGCTACCTGCTTGGCAGCGTACGCGAGATTTGGAACAAATTTGAGAACAAATTTGGCGCTTTGTGGGATGAGCATAACGTGGATCGTCTAGTATCAAGCGCACCAGGCTACAAGCAATATTACATGAACAAGCTGCTTCAGGACTCGATCGGCTTCGCTGGCTGCAAAATGGTACGACGCATTGTAGGCCTTGCCCATGTTGCGGACATCGACCGCATTGAGGATGCTGCGGAGCGCGAGAAAGCACAGCGCTTGGCACTGGGAATCGGCACCTCGCTCATTCACCTGAACCGCCAGGCGATTTCAATAGAGCAAGCAATTGATATTGTTTTGTCCGCAACGGCAAAACACGCTTAA
- the mtnA gene encoding S-methyl-5-thioribose-1-phosphate isomerase has translation MTSQNAPLQSLIWAEDRLDLLDQRLLPEEIVYLPLVTSEDVWEAIRHLKVRGAPAIGISAAYGVVLGSRNETTPKRWLEEVLNQAEYLATSRPTAVNLFWALDRMKARAEQLAAADLSLDEVKQALLNEALAIHREDEETNRLIGEHALTLFEDGMGVLTHCNAGGLATAKYGTALAPFYLALERGMSLRVFADETRPVLQGARLTAFELQQAGVDVTLICDNMAGMVMSKGWIQAVIVGTDRVAANGDVANKIGTYSVAVLAKAHGIPVYVACPLSTIDLNTPTGAEIPIEERSAEEITEGFGKRTAPQGVKVYNPAFDITPNEYVTAIITEKGIVQAPYDVNLKKLFNQ, from the coding sequence ATGACTAGTCAGAATGCCCCATTGCAATCCTTGATCTGGGCGGAAGATCGCCTGGATTTGCTGGATCAACGGCTTTTGCCTGAAGAAATCGTATATTTGCCGCTTGTTACTTCGGAGGACGTATGGGAAGCAATTCGCCATTTGAAAGTGAGAGGCGCCCCGGCAATCGGCATTTCGGCTGCATACGGCGTCGTGCTTGGCAGCCGAAATGAAACGACCCCTAAGCGCTGGCTTGAAGAAGTGCTGAACCAGGCTGAATATTTGGCCACCTCACGGCCGACCGCTGTCAACTTATTCTGGGCTCTTGATCGTATGAAAGCCCGTGCGGAGCAGCTTGCCGCAGCCGATTTATCACTCGATGAAGTGAAGCAGGCTTTGCTTAATGAAGCGCTGGCCATTCACAGAGAAGATGAAGAAACCAACCGTTTAATCGGCGAGCATGCGCTCACGCTGTTTGAAGATGGCATGGGCGTGCTCACGCACTGCAACGCTGGCGGACTTGCAACTGCTAAATACGGTACAGCGCTGGCGCCGTTTTATCTTGCGCTTGAGCGCGGCATGTCGCTGCGTGTATTCGCCGATGAGACACGTCCTGTGCTGCAAGGCGCTAGACTGACCGCTTTTGAGCTGCAGCAGGCTGGTGTCGATGTCACTTTGATTTGTGATAATATGGCAGGCATGGTCATGTCCAAAGGCTGGATTCAGGCTGTCATTGTTGGAACGGACCGCGTAGCCGCTAATGGAGATGTCGCCAACAAAATCGGCACCTATAGCGTTGCCGTCCTTGCCAAGGCTCATGGCATTCCCGTATATGTTGCTTGCCCATTGTCCACGATTGACCTCAATACGCCGACTGGCGCAGAAATTCCGATTGAGGAGCGCAGCGCCGAGGAAATTACCGAAGGGTTTGGCAAACGCACAGCACCACAAGGTGTGAAAGTGTACAACCCGGCCTTCGATATTACACCGAATGAATATGTAACAGCTATTATTACAGAAAAAGGCATTGTCCAAGCTCCTTATGATGTCAATCTTAAAAAGCTTTTTAACCAATAA